Proteins encoded in a region of the Cydia splendana chromosome 19, ilCydSple1.2, whole genome shotgun sequence genome:
- the LOC134799769 gene encoding uncharacterized protein LOC134799769 has translation MWTRASILVSIQTDKLTVDMFKSFLVLFVAVLLIGGSQQAPQSSSSGAGTGGNAGAGASGGAGFSYGAGVGGNAGAGAGAGGSG, from the exons ATGTGGACGCGTGCGTCGATCCTTGTGTCAATTCAAACTGACAAGCTAACTGTCGACATGTTCAAGTCTTTCTTGGTGCTGTTCGTCGCTGTGCTGCTGATTGGCGGA AGCCAACAAGCACCGCAGTCATCATCTTCAG GTGCCGGTACTGGTGGAAATGCAGGAG CAGGAGCTAGTGGCGGAGCAGGTTTCAGTTATGGCGCCGGGGTAGGAGGCAACGCAGGAGCGGGCGCCGGTGCTGGTGGCTCAG GCTGA